The following are encoded in a window of Acidobacteriota bacterium genomic DNA:
- a CDS encoding glycosyltransferase family 4 protein — translation MAAGVIRVAWLSPLPPSRTGIADYSAMLLPPLAERLDLVAASDQPSIDLTGVRTAPIAELQRESFDVVVAQMGNNLHHEPIYRFLTENAGPSVLVLHDIVLHHLIAEVTLARGLGDEYEQILEAEHRETGAAFARARAAGLHLEIGNFLLPASASFASLATRVIVHNRWARERLLELGVTSPVTVIDHPHPPHAAVRSTDAHPSMRSRFGIPSDRRMIGVFGFITEAKRPAVVLEAFQRARQSDPSLHLAFVGEPGPTVDLEALAEGLGVPDEVWSATGYVPAEEFEAMLSVCDAVVALRYPSAGESSGPLIQLFRHGIPVAVSDYAQFADLPHPVVIHVPLGEGEIDRLVAFLVSPPDRRLVSEAQHRWLDQHGDLGSVVDQYVREIEAANSRPSHPPTIPKKTRLEGVPLLPTLSADASVRGNVLHVTLRNDGTRTLPAKQWGLPWYAVSVEIETPSDRSSFLEEMKGDLAAGASFSFEVDVGEVSQGAIVRLAHYQDRLPGLSRPFYQKEIRL, via the coding sequence GTGGCAGCAGGCGTGATCCGAGTCGCCTGGCTATCTCCACTGCCTCCCTCCAGAACCGGGATCGCCGACTACTCGGCGATGCTGCTCCCCCCTCTCGCCGAGCGTCTCGATCTGGTCGCGGCCAGCGATCAGCCTTCGATCGATCTGACCGGCGTCCGCACCGCCCCGATTGCCGAACTGCAGCGGGAGTCTTTCGACGTCGTCGTCGCCCAGATGGGCAACAATCTCCATCATGAACCGATCTACCGCTTCCTGACCGAAAACGCCGGCCCCTCGGTCCTGGTTCTTCACGACATCGTTCTCCATCACCTCATCGCCGAGGTCACCCTCGCACGAGGCCTCGGCGATGAGTACGAACAGATTCTCGAAGCCGAGCATCGCGAGACGGGAGCCGCATTCGCTCGCGCACGTGCCGCAGGACTGCACCTCGAGATCGGAAACTTCCTTCTTCCGGCATCAGCGAGCTTCGCAAGCCTGGCCACACGCGTCATCGTTCATAACCGCTGGGCCCGTGAACGACTGTTGGAGCTCGGCGTGACGAGTCCCGTCACAGTGATCGATCATCCGCACCCTCCGCACGCGGCTGTTCGCTCCACGGACGCGCACCCCTCGATGCGTTCGCGTTTCGGGATTCCGTCCGACCGTCGGATGATCGGAGTATTCGGGTTCATCACCGAAGCGAAGCGACCGGCTGTGGTTCTGGAAGCATTCCAGCGCGCCCGGCAGTCGGATCCTTCGCTTCACCTGGCGTTTGTCGGGGAACCGGGGCCGACGGTCGATCTCGAGGCCCTTGCGGAAGGTCTCGGAGTGCCCGATGAGGTCTGGTCGGCCACCGGCTACGTCCCGGCCGAGGAGTTCGAGGCGATGCTTTCGGTCTGCGATGCGGTCGTCGCACTCCGCTATCCTTCAGCGGGCGAGAGCTCGGGCCCGCTCATTCAGCTCTTCCGGCACGGGATTCCTGTCGCGGTCAGCGACTATGCCCAATTCGCGGATCTTCCGCACCCGGTGGTCATCCACGTGCCGCTCGGCGAAGGAGAGATCGATCGCCTCGTCGCCTTCCTCGTGTCACCTCCGGACCGGAGGCTCGTCAGCGAAGCTCAGCACCGCTGGCTCGATCAGCACGGAGACCTCGGCTCAGTCGTGGATCAGTACGTGCGGGAGATCGAGGCCGCGAACAGCCGACCCTCGCACCCTCCCACGATCCCGAAAAAAACCCGACTCGAAGGCGTTCCACTTCTTCCAACGCTCTCCGCTGATGCCAGCGTCAGAGGAAATGTTCTGCACGTTACCTTGCGCAACGACGGCACCAGAACGCTTCCTGCAAAACAGTGGGGACTGCCGTGGTACGCCGTTAGCGTCGAGATCGAAACTCCCTCGGACCGTTCGTCCTTTCTCGAAGAGATGAAGGGTGACCTCGCAGCCGGCGCGTCCTTTTCGTTCGAGGTCGACGTTGGCGAGGTTTCGCAGGGAGCGATCGTGAGACTCGCCCATTACCAGGACCGGCTTCCAGGGCTCTCCCGGCCGTTCTACCAGAAGGAGATCCGGCTCTGA
- a CDS encoding CoA pyrophosphatase: protein MRRASVLICLIVRDGQLNILFSERSADLPVHGGQISFPGGAIEPGEAGVDAARRETEEEVGIPRDRITILGRLDDIESRSGFVISPFVGTAPASAEYILQPSEVVATFEIPLDELIREDQPRVRYVSRRGVTYPVFSFAWEDRDVWGLTAQILKFFLDRVRRAGINQSSDSGLP from the coding sequence TTGCGTCGGGCGAGCGTTCTGATCTGTCTGATCGTACGCGACGGCCAACTGAACATCCTCTTCTCGGAGCGGTCTGCTGATCTCCCGGTTCACGGCGGTCAGATCTCGTTCCCCGGTGGTGCCATCGAGCCCGGCGAGGCCGGTGTCGACGCCGCACGTCGGGAGACCGAAGAGGAAGTCGGCATCCCACGGGATCGGATCACGATACTCGGCAGACTCGACGACATCGAATCTCGAAGCGGCTTCGTGATCTCTCCATTCGTCGGAACTGCCCCCGCATCAGCCGAGTACATCCTCCAGCCCTCAGAGGTCGTCGCAACCTTCGAGATCCCGCTCGATGAGCTCATCCGTGAGGATCAGCCCAGGGTGCGTTACGTCAGCCGGCGAGGCGTAACCTATCCCGTGTTCTCGTTCGCGTGGGAGGACCGGGACGTCTGGGGACTCACCGCCCAGATCCTGAAATTCTTTCTCGATCGAGTGAGGCGGGCGGGCATCAACCAATCGAGTGATTCAGGACTCCCCTGA
- a CDS encoding sigma-70 family RNA polymerase sigma factor: MKRRRDDEVDLLRAYLQEIARYPRLTPEEEIELATRAREGDAEAVDRLVRSNLRFVVSYAKKFRGSGVPLLDLIEEGNLGLLHAAQKFDPGRKVKFITYAVWWIRQSILQALSEHRGAFRVPQKQHSLLVKLERAIRAGIEGDEGMPTPQELAAALDVSVDEIQTLLRASQTSFSLNEDLGNDGGLQLEDVLEQTAIAAADEVMQIDDRRQRLLDDLAELHPRERLVLTLRYGVSDNRPLSVEEIGEFIGVDPSVVRNAVDQAVDRLGDSLGVNWTELSHLLLNSNPDPHASWVFWISLADLQGEVEQIGRERAATLEAINHGGTLSAAIDALPLLERVCLLLRYGILGGESFTLRDVGLIMGVSRERVRQIESRAESKCRGLALRR; encoded by the coding sequence ATGAAAAGAAGACGGGATGATGAAGTCGACCTCTTACGGGCGTACCTGCAGGAGATCGCCCGCTATCCTCGCCTGACCCCGGAAGAAGAGATCGAGCTCGCGACCCGGGCCCGCGAGGGTGACGCGGAAGCAGTCGATCGTCTCGTCAGGTCCAACCTCCGTTTCGTAGTCTCCTATGCAAAGAAGTTCCGTGGCAGCGGTGTGCCTCTTCTCGATCTGATCGAAGAGGGCAACCTGGGACTTCTTCACGCCGCTCAGAAGTTCGACCCGGGCCGAAAGGTCAAGTTCATCACGTATGCCGTGTGGTGGATCCGCCAGTCGATCCTGCAGGCCCTGTCCGAGCACAGGGGCGCTTTCCGCGTTCCCCAGAAACAGCACTCTCTGCTCGTCAAGCTGGAGCGCGCGATCCGGGCGGGAATCGAGGGCGACGAGGGCATGCCGACTCCTCAGGAGCTCGCCGCCGCCCTCGACGTCAGCGTCGACGAGATCCAGACTCTCCTCCGAGCGAGTCAGACCAGCTTCTCTCTCAATGAGGATCTCGGCAACGACGGCGGGCTTCAGCTCGAAGACGTCCTCGAGCAGACGGCCATCGCTGCGGCCGACGAAGTCATGCAGATCGACGATCGACGCCAGCGCCTTCTCGACGACTTGGCCGAGCTCCATCCCCGGGAGCGCCTGGTCCTGACCCTCCGCTATGGAGTTTCGGACAATCGCCCGTTGAGCGTCGAGGAAATCGGCGAGTTCATCGGTGTCGATCCGAGCGTCGTGCGAAACGCGGTCGACCAGGCCGTCGATCGGCTCGGAGACAGCCTCGGAGTGAACTGGACCGAGCTCAGCCATCTGCTGCTCAACTCGAATCCGGACCCGCACGCATCATGGGTCTTCTGGATTTCTCTCGCTGACCTCCAGGGCGAGGTCGAGCAAATCGGCCGCGAAAGGGCAGCCACGCTCGAAGCGATCAACCACGGCGGCACTCTCTCGGCAGCCATCGATGCGCTGCCGTTGCTCGAGCGTGTATGTCTGCTGCTCCGATACGGCATACTCGGAGGGGAGTCGTTCACGCTGCGGGATGTGGGGCTGATCATGGGGGTCTCGCGCGAAAGGGTTCGCCAGATCGAGTCGAGGGCAGAGTCGAAATGCCGGGGACTCGCGCTCCGGCGTTAG
- a CDS encoding MerR family transcriptional regulator, whose protein sequence is MPRKAKRDGFVMISVVAERYNIHPQTLRMYEREGLLKPSRTDGNTRIYGPEEIRRLEMILRLTRDLGVNLAGVEVILGLCRKLQDEASINTDRMLDLIRGQVIDRRIRIDRATALVRVEARHLQRLTSHTPGADDEKKTG, encoded by the coding sequence ATGCCGAGGAAAGCCAAACGAGACGGTTTCGTGATGATTTCGGTCGTGGCGGAGCGCTACAACATTCATCCGCAGACGCTTCGCATGTACGAGCGGGAGGGTCTGCTGAAGCCATCCCGCACGGACGGAAACACCAGGATCTACGGGCCGGAAGAGATTCGCCGCCTCGAAATGATTCTTCGACTGACGCGTGATCTCGGTGTCAACCTCGCGGGCGTCGAGGTTATACTCGGATTGTGCCGCAAGCTTCAGGACGAAGCTTCGATCAATACCGATCGGATGCTCGATTTGATACGCGGACAGGTGATCGATCGAAGGATTCGGATCGATCGCGCGACCGCGCTCGTCAGGGTGGAGGCCAGGCATTTGCAGCGGCTGACCTCACATACTCCGGGTGCGGACGATGAAAAGAAGACGGGATGA
- the dnaK gene encoding molecular chaperone DnaK, with product MPGKIIGIDLGTTNSVVAVMEGDEPQVIVNAEGNRTTPSVVGFTKSGERLVGQVAKRQAITNPENTVYSIKRFMGRSFDEVGEEISMVPYEVEKAPNGDARVKIDGKLFSPPEISAMILQKLKQAAEDYLGEKVERAVITVPAYFNDAQRQATKDAGEIAGLKVERLVNEPTAAALAYGLDKKDDKTIAVYDFGGGTFDISILEVSGEGVVEVKSTNGDTHLGGDNIDQRVIDWIIEEFKKDQGIDLSKDKMALQRLKEAAEKAKIELSSTTSTDVNLPFVTADQTGPKHLNLTLTRAKFEQLVGDILEKTMGPVKQAMKDARVEPSAIDEVVLVGGSTRIPMVQRLVKEFFGREPHRGVNPDEVVAIGAAIQGGVLSGDVKDVVLLDVTPLSLGIETLGGLMTTLIERNTTIPTKRTQTFTTAADNQTSVEVKVLQGEREMANDNKLIGNFSLVGIPPAPRNVPQIDVTFDIDANGILNVSAKDRGTSKEQKITITSSSGLNKDEIDQMVRDAERHESEDRERRESVEVKNNLDSMVYDLDKLLSENREKLDAEEISSLETALSEARKAMEDGDTGRMKKAQESLQQQSHKLAEKMYKSEAADQGQAPDSGPTEQAEQSEDDVIEAEVVDEEK from the coding sequence ATGCCAGGAAAAATCATAGGAATCGATCTCGGGACCACGAATTCGGTCGTCGCGGTCATGGAGGGTGATGAGCCGCAGGTGATTGTCAACGCCGAGGGGAATCGAACGACCCCGTCGGTCGTCGGATTCACTAAATCGGGGGAGAGGCTGGTCGGCCAGGTAGCGAAGCGCCAGGCGATCACCAATCCCGAGAACACGGTGTATTCGATCAAGCGTTTCATGGGGCGCTCGTTCGACGAGGTCGGTGAAGAGATCTCGATGGTGCCCTACGAGGTCGAGAAGGCGCCGAACGGAGACGCGCGGGTCAAGATCGACGGGAAGCTCTTTTCGCCCCCGGAAATCTCCGCGATGATTCTTCAGAAGCTGAAGCAGGCGGCGGAAGATTATCTGGGCGAGAAGGTGGAGCGGGCGGTCATCACGGTCCCGGCCTACTTCAACGACGCGCAGCGGCAGGCGACCAAGGATGCCGGTGAGATTGCGGGTCTGAAGGTGGAGAGGCTCGTCAACGAGCCGACGGCTGCGGCCCTCGCGTACGGACTCGACAAGAAGGACGACAAGACGATCGCGGTCTACGACTTCGGTGGTGGTACGTTCGACATCTCGATTCTGGAGGTCAGCGGAGAAGGAGTCGTCGAGGTCAAGTCGACCAACGGTGATACGCACCTCGGTGGAGACAACATCGATCAGCGCGTGATCGACTGGATCATCGAGGAGTTCAAGAAGGATCAGGGGATCGACCTCTCGAAGGACAAGATGGCGCTTCAGCGTCTCAAGGAAGCCGCGGAGAAGGCCAAGATCGAGCTCTCGTCGACGACGTCGACGGACGTCAATCTCCCGTTCGTCACCGCCGACCAGACCGGGCCAAAGCATCTCAACCTGACGCTCACGCGGGCGAAGTTCGAGCAGCTCGTCGGCGACATCCTCGAGAAGACGATGGGGCCGGTGAAGCAGGCGATGAAGGATGCCCGTGTCGAACCGAGCGCGATCGACGAAGTCGTTCTCGTCGGTGGCTCCACACGAATTCCGATGGTGCAGCGTCTCGTGAAGGAGTTCTTCGGACGGGAACCGCACCGCGGAGTGAATCCGGACGAGGTCGTTGCGATCGGCGCCGCGATTCAGGGTGGCGTGCTCTCGGGTGACGTCAAGGACGTGGTTCTGCTCGACGTGACGCCTCTTTCTCTCGGGATCGAGACGCTCGGTGGCCTCATGACGACGCTGATCGAGAGGAACACCACGATTCCGACCAAGCGGACCCAGACCTTCACGACCGCGGCGGACAACCAGACCTCGGTCGAGGTGAAGGTTCTCCAGGGCGAGCGCGAGATGGCGAACGACAACAAGCTGATTGGCAACTTCAGTCTGGTCGGGATTCCGCCGGCGCCTCGGAACGTCCCGCAGATCGACGTTACTTTCGATATCGATGCGAACGGGATCCTGAATGTTTCCGCGAAGGATCGGGGCACGAGCAAAGAGCAGAAGATCACCATCACGAGCTCGTCCGGCCTCAACAAGGACGAGATCGATCAGATGGTCCGTGACGCGGAACGGCACGAGTCCGAGGATCGCGAGCGCCGCGAATCCGTCGAGGTCAAGAACAATCTCGACAGCATGGTCTACGATCTCGACAAACTCCTCTCGGAGAATCGAGAGAAGCTCGATGCGGAAGAAATCAGCTCACTGGAGACCGCCCTTTCGGAAGCACGGAAGGCGATGGAGGACGGCGACACCGGTCGAATGAAGAAGGCGCAGGAGTCTCTGCAGCAGCAGTCGCACAAGCTCGCGGAGAAGATGTACAAGTCGGAAGCCGCCGATCAGGGTCAGGCCCCCGATTCCGGTCCGACCGAACAGGCGGAGCAGTCCGAGGACGACGTGATCGAGGCCGAAGTCGTCGACGAGGAGAAGTAA
- a CDS encoding Bax inhibitor-1/YccA family protein: MMKARERTFIQGVYGWMFGGLLITALGAAWVMMSPAMQGYVRSYLFILIIAELGLVVALSFGINRFSPLAATTMFMTYSFLNGLTISGIIMVYTPASVLGAFIVAAGMFAAMSVYGLVTRRDLTSWGSFFFMGLIGLLLVMVVNGFFLRSSGLSFTISIVGVFIFVGLTAYDTQKLKAYAQVGGGRETNYAIFGALALYLDFINLFLMLLRLFGRRD; this comes from the coding sequence ATGATGAAAGCCAGGGAGCGAACCTTCATCCAGGGAGTCTACGGATGGATGTTCGGAGGCCTTCTGATCACTGCCCTCGGGGCCGCCTGGGTGATGATGTCGCCCGCGATGCAGGGTTACGTCCGGAGCTATCTGTTCATCCTGATCATCGCCGAGCTCGGCCTCGTGGTCGCGCTCAGCTTCGGGATCAACCGGTTCAGCCCGCTCGCCGCGACGACGATGTTCATGACCTATTCGTTTCTGAACGGTCTCACGATCTCGGGAATCATCATGGTCTACACACCCGCGTCGGTTCTCGGCGCTTTCATCGTCGCGGCCGGGATGTTCGCCGCCATGAGCGTCTACGGGCTCGTCACCCGGCGAGATCTCACATCGTGGGGCTCGTTCTTTTTCATGGGACTGATCGGTCTGCTCCTCGTGATGGTCGTCAATGGATTCTTTCTTCGATCCTCGGGGCTTTCCTTCACGATCAGCATTGTCGGCGTCTTCATTTTCGTCGGTCTGACGGCGTACGACACCCAGAAGCTGAAAGCGTACGCGCAGGTCGGGGGCGGTCGTGAGACGAACTATGCGATCTTCGGAGCGCTGGCACTCTACCTCGACTTCATCAACCTCTTCCTGATGCTGCTTCGACTCTTCGGGCGGCGTGACTGA
- a CDS encoding CDP-alcohol phosphatidyltransferase family protein: MNPWRARLDRWFGGLARRSPLSPNQITLIALTLNLAAAALLAFAGQNPVLFLVAPLIIAAGGLLDAIDGLVARHRDMKTRLGDFVDHFSDRVSDLALFAGWSIGSGVQGWIALVTLSLIALTGYTGTQIEASFGSRSYAGPGRGEYVLIVFALPLITWTILASGASGSMLASLRIVDWLALALAAGSFYSVTGRLREAINESRSGKESR; the protein is encoded by the coding sequence GTGAACCCCTGGAGAGCGCGGTTGGATCGATGGTTCGGAGGACTCGCCCGTCGCTCGCCACTCAGCCCGAATCAGATCACTCTGATCGCGCTCACACTGAATCTCGCCGCAGCCGCCCTGCTGGCCTTCGCCGGCCAGAATCCCGTCCTTTTTCTGGTCGCACCTCTGATCATTGCTGCCGGAGGGCTGCTCGACGCGATCGACGGACTCGTCGCGAGGCATCGCGACATGAAGACCCGCCTGGGCGACTTCGTCGATCACTTCTCCGACCGCGTCAGCGATCTCGCTCTTTTTGCGGGGTGGAGTATCGGCAGCGGCGTCCAGGGCTGGATTGCGCTCGTCACGCTCTCGCTCATCGCTCTGACCGGTTACACGGGTACCCAGATCGAGGCGTCGTTCGGCAGCCGATCGTACGCTGGACCGGGACGGGGGGAGTACGTCCTGATCGTCTTCGCCCTCCCTCTCATCACATGGACGATCCTCGCGAGCGGAGCTTCGGGGTCGATGCTCGCCAGCCTCAGGATCGTCGACTGGCTCGCTCTGGCGCTCGCTGCCGGGAGCTTCTACTCGGTGACCGGCCGGCTGCGGGAAGCGATCAACGAGTCGCGCTCGGGGAAGGAGTCCCGGTGA